A window from Solanum stenotomum isolate F172 chromosome 5, ASM1918654v1, whole genome shotgun sequence encodes these proteins:
- the LOC125865762 gene encoding uncharacterized protein LOC125865762: MQTYLFLAPTSIDKGGSSNQNFSFGPWAWPNKRIGIFHPRTQVSASAIGGGQQSLYSVLGVPHNASSVDIKKAYRLLALKYHPDVSKDSGADEVFKKIHHAYDVLSNESSRNQYDQVLRHQDYTDRPSGGYWEDDFEYDDGTRTYRWADLRRKMQRERYWERYHTGENFSSYYDEVEESEEETSDEERDPFAEVLRSAFLSLFLMYTIGIRLSLTFSCLMALLDRKLDSGYKIGYLVAWILGGRGGVLLTLCLSFASWLCGKTSSSVVVLVVIAVWVGSNVARYAPFPQGAILTLLYMSIKLQVDLS; the protein is encoded by the exons ATGCAGACCTATCTCTTTTTGGCTCCCACTTCCATTGATAAAGGTGGTAGCTCCAACCAGAACTTTTCGTTTGGACCATGGGCGTGGCCTAACAAGCGCATAGGTATTTTTCACCCTCGTACCCAAGTTTCAGCATCTGCTATTGGTGGCGGGCAGCAGAGCCTCTATAGTGTGCTTGGTGTTCCACACAATGCTTCTTCTGTTGATATAAAAAAGGCCTATCGTCTTCTTGCTCTCAAG TATCATCCTGATGTTAGCAAGGATTCAGGAGCTGATGAGGTTTTCAAGAAAATCCATCATGCATATGAT GTATTATCTAATGAATCATCAAGAAATCAGTATGATCAGGTGCTTCGACATCAGGATTATACTGACAGGCCTTCAGGGGGATATTGGGAAGACGACTTTGAATATGACGATGGCACAAGGACCTATAGGTGGGCTGATCTCAGACGAAAAATGCAAAGAGAGAGATACTGGGAAAGGTATCATACAGGGGAAAACTTCTCGTCTTATTATGATGAAGTCGAGGAGTCTGAAGAAGAAACTTCAGATGAAGAAAGAGATCCATTCGCGGAAGTGCTCAGATCTGCCTTCCTGTCTTTATTCCTTATGTACACCATAGGTATTCGTCTATCTTTGACATTTAGTTGCCTCATGGCCTTGCTTGATCGAAAGTTGGACTCCGGATACAAGATTGGTTACCTAGTTGCATGGATTTTGGGAGGCAGAGGTGGTGTTCTACTTACATTATGCCTTTCTTTTGCAAGTTGGCTTTGTGGCAAAACCAGCAGTAGTGTAGTCGTGTTGGTGGTTATAGCTGTGTGGGTCGGATCCAATGTTGCTAGATATGCTCCATTTCCACAAGGTGCCATTCTTACACTGTTATACATGTCAATCAAGTTACAAGTTGATCTTAGCTAA
- the LOC125864701 gene encoding arabinogalactan protein 12-like produces the protein MEAMKMNVLLVVVMVVLVALSEIQNVVAADAPAPAPASDATLFVPTVFASLVALAFGILF, from the coding sequence ATGGAGGCAATGAAGATGAATGTTTTGTTGGTGGTTGTGATGGTCGTGTTGGTGGCCTTGTCTGAAATTCAAAATGTAGTTGCAGCTGATGCACCTGCTCCTGCTCCAGCCTCGGATGCTACCCTATTTGTTCCTACCGTTTTTGCCTCTCTTGTAGCTCTTGCATTTGGAATTCTCTTCTGA